One Rubritalea squalenifaciens DSM 18772 genomic region harbors:
- the lsrF gene encoding 3-hydroxy-5-phosphonooxypentane-2,4-dione thiolase, with product MADTDDIREGNNFGLGIAAESKSFYLKGMDGMDWGLKNRMARIFNRKSGRTVMLAFDHGFLMGPTSGLERIDLNIAPLAEHADCLMGTRGMIRTSIPADNTKPVCLRTDTGTTILTEMNHNVLIDEVEAVSMNVSAMAAMISVGEATTEHKTIANFSKLVDIGMKYSIPVMGVTAVGKDMARDARYFGMASRVCAENGASIVKTYYTEGFEKVVACTPVPVVIAGGKKLPELEALELCYNAIQCGAAGVDMGRNVFQSENPLAMIKAVAGVVHDDLKPTEALELYNDLSNEAK from the coding sequence ATGGCAGACACAGACGACATCAGAGAAGGCAACAACTTCGGCCTCGGAATCGCAGCGGAATCCAAGAGTTTCTACCTCAAGGGTATGGACGGTATGGATTGGGGTCTTAAGAACCGCATGGCTCGTATCTTCAACAGGAAGTCCGGCCGCACAGTCATGCTGGCGTTCGACCACGGTTTCCTCATGGGCCCAACTTCCGGCCTTGAGCGCATCGACCTCAACATCGCACCTCTAGCAGAGCATGCAGACTGTCTCATGGGTACACGCGGTATGATCCGCACTAGCATCCCTGCGGACAACACCAAGCCAGTCTGTCTTCGTACAGACACAGGCACCACCATCCTCACCGAAATGAACCACAACGTTCTGATCGATGAAGTGGAAGCAGTGAGCATGAACGTTTCCGCTATGGCCGCCATGATTTCTGTTGGTGAAGCCACCACAGAGCACAAGACTATCGCAAACTTCAGCAAGCTGGTAGACATCGGCATGAAGTACTCCATCCCAGTGATGGGTGTGACAGCAGTTGGCAAGGACATGGCTCGCGACGCTCGCTACTTCGGCATGGCTTCCCGCGTATGTGCTGAAAACGGAGCTTCCATCGTGAAGACCTACTACACAGAAGGTTTCGAGAAGGTCGTAGCTTGTACTCCAGTACCAGTGGTTATCGCCGGTGGTAAGAAGCTTCCAGAACTCGAAGCTCTCGAGCTTTGCTATAATGCTATCCAGTGTGGTGCAGCAGGTGTGGACATGGGCCGTAACGTATTCCAGTCCGAAAACCCACTCGCCATGATCAAGGCCGTTGCTGGCGTGGTTCACGACGACCTCAAGCCAACTGAGGCCCTCGAGCTTTACAACGACCTCTCCAACGAGGCGAAGTAA
- a CDS encoding alpha/beta fold hydrolase: MPTVAANGITISYTEKGSGDPLICIMGITAPGAVWEAHAEEWSKHFRCIMPDNRGVGATDKPEGPYTSAMMADDYAALMDALGIEKARVVGCSMGSIIAQQLMLRHPEKVSSAILMCPWARCDRYAKYIFDHMVNCKARFTPGEFMHWLQTLIFTKPFFDNDDCFASLAEGQQGADLDPTPQPLHGLAAQAEACKNHDVFADLGKITAPCLVIGGKNDIFTPLWMANEVAGGIPNSETYFYDDAGHAFHFEHMADFNARTSEWLQAH, translated from the coding sequence ATGCCAACAGTAGCAGCCAACGGAATCACAATCAGCTACACTGAGAAAGGCTCAGGAGATCCGCTGATCTGCATCATGGGCATCACCGCCCCTGGTGCTGTTTGGGAAGCACATGCAGAGGAGTGGTCAAAACACTTCCGCTGTATCATGCCGGACAACCGTGGTGTAGGCGCCACGGACAAACCAGAAGGCCCGTACACCTCCGCCATGATGGCAGATGATTATGCGGCACTCATGGATGCTCTCGGTATCGAGAAAGCCCGCGTCGTAGGTTGCTCCATGGGTTCCATTATCGCCCAGCAGCTTATGCTTCGCCACCCTGAGAAAGTAAGCAGCGCTATCCTGATGTGTCCTTGGGCGCGCTGTGATCGCTATGCGAAGTACATCTTTGACCACATGGTGAACTGCAAAGCCCGCTTCACACCGGGTGAATTCATGCACTGGCTACAAACGCTCATCTTCACTAAGCCATTCTTCGATAACGACGATTGCTTCGCTTCACTCGCAGAAGGGCAGCAAGGTGCGGATCTTGACCCTACACCTCAGCCACTTCACGGCCTCGCAGCCCAGGCTGAAGCATGTAAGAACCACGACGTCTTTGCAGACCTCGGCAAGATTACAGCACCATGTCTGGTGATCGGAGGAAAGAACGACATCTTTACTCCACTCTGGATGGCCAATGAAGTCGCTGGCGGTATCCCTAACAGCGAAACCTACTTCTATGATGATGCGGGTCACGCATTCCATTTCGAGCACATGGCGGACTTCAACGCCCGCACGAGCGAGTGGCTCCAAGCCCACTAA
- a CDS encoding STAS domain-containing protein, with product MGAFDESIWVRCEGKGSFMNSPLIKTWVDQQLEAGCKWVVVDLEPCTGMDSTFMGTLAGIAMRLNKLPEGKMDVISAGEKNSQSLDDLGLSALMSICEDEGDLAEKVKEYRPQLQEFTPGATVGDRTQHVFDAHKTLVEADDSNTEKFSTVLDCLEAELASRRASS from the coding sequence GTGGGAGCATTTGACGAATCGATTTGGGTTCGTTGCGAGGGTAAAGGCTCTTTCATGAACAGCCCCCTAATCAAGACTTGGGTAGATCAGCAGCTTGAGGCTGGATGCAAGTGGGTTGTCGTGGATCTAGAGCCATGTACTGGTATGGATTCTACCTTCATGGGGACGCTGGCTGGAATAGCGATGCGCCTCAACAAATTGCCCGAAGGGAAGATGGATGTTATCTCCGCAGGAGAGAAGAACAGCCAATCACTGGATGATCTGGGTCTGAGTGCTCTGATGAGCATTTGCGAGGACGAGGGAGACTTGGCTGAGAAGGTCAAAGAATACCGCCCCCAGCTACAAGAGTTTACCCCGGGCGCCACTGTTGGTGATCGCACCCAGCATGTTTTCGATGCTCACAAGACATTGGTGGAAGCAGATGACAGCAATACGGAAAAGTTCTCGACGGTCTTGGACTGTCTCGAGGCCGAACTAGCCTCCCGACGAGCGTCCTCCTAA
- a CDS encoding sugar phosphate isomerase/epimerase family protein yields MSLKLHNAMWPGLVGKEEGTDHPPISLDRMLELTKNAEVDGKHFDGVDLFLFHPHTDPNASDDDIKRMADQIAEAGFKVGSLVAPVWPGTVGGCAFGSEEDRDNFVHAVAVSCKIADALKANGVRDYGIIRIDSAGGPADFAKDEAANTKLLAETFQRAGAVAAEHGERLAAEGEICWGGMHSWKHMLNTLEETGMPSTVGFQADLAHTYLYLLGYNAPEHALLKEGYSEEEFWAAYKTMTDALRPWTIDFHVAQNDGSVHGTGSHDKTGRHCQADDPNGKLDITRCSEMWLKDYDQRGIKHICWDGCMFDNAVLEQGSTWNAILDAMLKVQAAV; encoded by the coding sequence ATGTCACTAAAACTACACAACGCGATGTGGCCCGGCCTCGTAGGCAAGGAAGAAGGCACCGACCATCCTCCTATCTCTCTCGACCGCATGCTGGAGCTCACCAAAAATGCTGAAGTCGATGGCAAGCACTTCGACGGCGTGGACCTTTTCCTCTTCCACCCACACACAGACCCAAATGCTTCCGATGACGACATCAAGCGCATGGCTGATCAGATTGCTGAGGCAGGCTTCAAGGTAGGCTCTCTCGTAGCTCCAGTATGGCCCGGCACGGTAGGCGGCTGCGCCTTTGGCTCCGAGGAAGACCGCGACAATTTCGTTCACGCCGTAGCCGTTTCCTGCAAGATTGCAGACGCCCTCAAGGCAAACGGCGTACGTGACTATGGCATCATCCGTATCGACTCTGCGGGTGGCCCAGCCGACTTCGCCAAAGATGAAGCAGCCAACACCAAACTCCTTGCTGAAACTTTCCAACGCGCTGGCGCAGTAGCTGCCGAGCACGGTGAGCGTCTTGCTGCCGAAGGTGAAATCTGCTGGGGTGGTATGCACTCCTGGAAGCACATGCTCAACACGCTTGAAGAAACAGGCATGCCTTCCACCGTTGGCTTCCAAGCTGACTTGGCTCACACCTATCTCTACCTTCTCGGCTACAATGCTCCTGAGCACGCACTTCTCAAGGAAGGCTATAGTGAAGAAGAATTCTGGGCAGCCTATAAAACCATGACCGATGCACTCCGCCCTTGGACCATCGATTTCCACGTGGCTCAGAACGACGGTTCAGTACACGGCACCGGATCTCATGACAAAACTGGCCGTCATTGCCAGGCAGACGATCCAAACGGCAAGCTCGACATCACCCGCTGCTCCGAGATGTGGCTGAAAGACTACGACCAGCGCGGCATCAAGCATATCTGCTGGGATGGATGCATGTTTGATAATGCAGTACTCGAACAAGGGTCAACTTGGAACGCGATCCTTGATGCCATGCTCAAGGTACAAGCTGCGGTTTAA
- a CDS encoding sugar phosphate isomerase/epimerase family protein, with product MSDIKFGSQVYTWFMDGYGEGNNNKLSHMAKVIKKAGLTGIEPMVLEPYDTYWLGDWKDPAKMKADLEEAGIELTALALVCTWENEEETESERECADWTINTLKEYFPGVALGTVPLPNGRHNLQQRRLNLVNNVNRVSRRAAEAGLKCSFHPNSPPGSLVRTQEDYDVVLSSLDPTVTGWTPDVGHIIRGGMDVIETMTKWQHLINHIHYKDFSGNGPEPWAQMGSGKIDFHKITEFLVQRNYKGWIVCEDECEHAIKHPDEVTLQNGEWCKENLFPLVG from the coding sequence ATGTCTGATATCAAATTCGGTTCTCAAGTCTACACCTGGTTCATGGACGGCTACGGTGAAGGCAACAACAACAAGCTTAGCCACATGGCTAAGGTCATCAAGAAAGCTGGCCTCACTGGCATCGAGCCTATGGTTCTCGAACCATACGACACCTACTGGCTCGGCGACTGGAAAGACCCTGCTAAAATGAAGGCAGACCTCGAAGAGGCTGGCATCGAACTCACAGCCCTTGCCCTTGTCTGTACTTGGGAAAATGAAGAGGAAACTGAGTCCGAGCGTGAATGTGCCGATTGGACCATCAACACACTTAAGGAGTACTTCCCAGGTGTAGCTCTCGGAACCGTGCCACTGCCTAACGGCCGCCACAATCTCCAGCAGCGCCGCCTCAATCTCGTCAACAATGTGAACCGCGTATCACGCCGTGCTGCCGAGGCTGGACTCAAGTGCTCCTTCCACCCGAACTCTCCTCCGGGATCACTCGTTCGTACTCAGGAAGACTATGACGTGGTGTTAAGCTCTCTTGATCCAACCGTCACTGGCTGGACTCCAGATGTAGGTCACATCATTCGCGGTGGCATGGATGTCATCGAAACCATGACCAAGTGGCAACACCTGATCAACCACATCCATTACAAGGATTTCTCAGGCAACGGCCCTGAGCCATGGGCTCAAATGGGCAGCGGCAAGATCGACTTCCACAAGATCACTGAGTTCCTCGTCCAACGTAACTACAAGGGCTGGATCGTCTGTGAAGACGAGTGTGAACACGCCATCAAGCACCCGGATGAAGTCACCCTTCAGAACGGTGAATGGTGCAAAGAAAACCTTTTCCCGCTAGTCGGGTAA
- a CDS encoding AraC family transcriptional regulator: MKDLSFFQENQLTDHGESLFEHLPGFLYFVKDKDLRFVAVNNRLCEKIGAPAEEILGKTDYDFFPPSRADAFAKDDRQVLETGVPIHNKVELVPRGKGFVDWSSTTKVALRNQSGKIIAVAGTTRPFASGLSGIDIDSELGDVLKHMRENFSNSLKVTDLARMAHLSVSAFERKFKKHLHMTPLHYIRHLRIQDACYQLSHDSMPLSQIAANCGFVDQSHFSREFSRIMNETPLSYRKRHRASS; encoded by the coding sequence ATGAAAGACTTGTCCTTCTTCCAAGAAAACCAACTAACAGATCACGGAGAATCACTCTTCGAGCATCTGCCGGGTTTTCTGTATTTTGTGAAAGACAAGGACCTACGCTTTGTAGCCGTGAACAACAGGCTCTGTGAAAAAATCGGAGCCCCCGCAGAGGAGATACTAGGAAAGACTGACTACGATTTCTTTCCACCATCCAGAGCAGATGCCTTCGCCAAAGATGACCGCCAAGTCTTAGAGACAGGAGTCCCCATTCACAACAAAGTAGAGCTGGTACCTCGCGGCAAAGGCTTCGTCGACTGGTCCTCTACCACCAAAGTGGCCCTGCGCAACCAATCAGGAAAAATTATCGCGGTAGCTGGGACAACAAGACCATTCGCCTCGGGTCTTTCAGGTATCGATATCGATTCAGAGCTGGGAGATGTCCTCAAACACATGAGGGAAAATTTCTCAAATTCGCTGAAAGTCACGGATCTCGCCCGCATGGCTCACCTCTCAGTGAGTGCCTTCGAACGGAAATTTAAGAAGCACCTACACATGACTCCTCTGCATTACATCCGCCACCTGCGGATCCAAGATGCCTGTTATCAACTCAGTCATGATAGTATGCCCTTGTCTCAGATCGCGGCCAATTGCGGCTTTGTGGACCAGTCTCACTTCTCACGTGAGTTTTCACGCATCATGAACGAGACCCCTCTTTCGTACCGCAAAAGACACCGGGCGAGCAGCTAA
- the dhaL gene encoding dihydroxyacetone kinase subunit DhaL, which yields MSNFNPKLLNDPLAAADELLEGLVEAYNGQCYKVGRRSIVKNDIPEGKVALLVGGGAGHEPIYHAMVGKNMADGAACGDIFAAPAPNIVHEATNAVDRGNGVLYLYGNYAGDVMNFDVGAELSEADGANVRTVLIADDVCSAPPERKQDRRGIAGLVPIVKIAGAASQTASSLDELAAVAEKTCLQTRSVGVAMAPGSIPATGKATFELEQGKIGLGMGIHGEAGVGEIDMTTADELTVKVLDLILEDYEKDTDVDALKSGDEIIFYINSLGATTMMECLVCMRKAKEYFEAKGIEIFDVVIGPYVTCQEMAGISFSVTRVDEELKQYWSMPCESFCYSKMEGPLKVSKPKAAIPVPSRTRVQKVTGPITTKLDPSLTQSSEGLTLEEAQEMVLEIADTIIKAEPILSQADRDLGDGDHGLGMARGFTALKNEVEEHTFANLRDLYQTAGSALLSTMGGASGVVFGSLFLAGGKTMAGAEYFGSHELSHLLNRSLKDVMNRGGAKPGDKTMIDALHPAAEAAKENIDKPLSEAIHAAALAAEAGKEASKDMIATMGRAKTLGEKTLGLPDAGAISVSLILKTMDLYINK from the coding sequence ATGTCTAATTTTAACCCAAAGCTACTGAACGACCCTCTAGCTGCAGCCGACGAGCTACTCGAAGGTCTGGTCGAAGCCTATAACGGCCAGTGCTACAAAGTCGGCAGACGCTCTATCGTCAAGAATGATATCCCTGAAGGCAAAGTCGCGCTCCTCGTTGGTGGAGGTGCTGGCCACGAGCCAATCTACCACGCCATGGTAGGCAAGAACATGGCTGATGGGGCTGCTTGCGGTGACATCTTTGCAGCACCTGCACCGAACATTGTCCATGAAGCCACCAATGCCGTGGATCGCGGTAACGGCGTACTCTACCTCTACGGTAACTATGCTGGTGATGTTATGAACTTTGACGTTGGCGCAGAGTTGTCTGAAGCTGACGGGGCCAATGTACGCACCGTTCTCATTGCTGACGATGTTTGCTCCGCACCACCAGAGCGCAAGCAAGACCGCCGCGGCATTGCCGGTCTGGTCCCTATCGTGAAGATCGCAGGAGCTGCATCACAGACAGCATCCAGCCTTGATGAACTTGCTGCAGTCGCCGAAAAAACCTGTCTCCAGACACGCTCTGTTGGTGTAGCCATGGCTCCGGGATCTATCCCCGCCACCGGCAAAGCCACCTTCGAACTTGAGCAAGGCAAGATTGGTCTCGGCATGGGCATCCACGGTGAGGCTGGTGTCGGAGAAATCGACATGACTACGGCAGACGAGCTGACCGTGAAGGTGCTTGACCTGATTCTTGAGGATTACGAGAAGGACACTGACGTTGATGCTCTCAAATCAGGCGATGAAATCATCTTCTACATCAACTCCCTCGGTGCCACCACTATGATGGAGTGCCTGGTTTGCATGCGCAAAGCCAAGGAGTACTTCGAGGCCAAAGGCATCGAAATCTTTGATGTGGTCATCGGCCCATATGTTACTTGCCAGGAAATGGCCGGCATCTCTTTCTCTGTGACTCGTGTCGATGAAGAACTCAAGCAGTACTGGTCCATGCCATGTGAATCCTTCTGCTACTCAAAGATGGAAGGTCCACTCAAAGTGTCCAAACCAAAGGCAGCTATTCCGGTTCCTTCACGCACTCGAGTACAGAAAGTAACTGGCCCGATCACCACGAAACTGGATCCAAGCCTGACGCAATCCAGCGAGGGACTGACACTGGAGGAGGCACAGGAAATGGTCCTCGAAATCGCAGACACCATCATCAAGGCTGAGCCTATCCTTTCTCAGGCTGACCGAGACCTCGGCGACGGAGATCACGGCCTGGGTATGGCACGTGGCTTCACCGCTCTGAAAAACGAAGTGGAAGAACACACCTTCGCCAACCTGCGCGACCTCTATCAGACCGCAGGCTCCGCACTTCTCTCCACCATGGGTGGCGCTTCAGGAGTCGTCTTTGGCTCACTTTTCCTTGCCGGTGGTAAAACCATGGCAGGAGCCGAGTACTTCGGCTCACATGAGCTCTCTCACCTGCTCAACCGTTCCCTCAAGGACGTGATGAATCGTGGTGGTGCCAAACCTGGCGACAAAACCATGATCGATGCGCTCCACCCGGCTGCCGAAGCCGCCAAAGAGAACATCGACAAGCCATTGAGCGAAGCCATTCACGCCGCGGCTCTCGCCGCTGAAGCAGGCAAAGAAGCCTCCAAGGACATGATCGCCACAATGGGAAGAGCGAAGACTCTGGGTGAGAAAACACTCGGTCTTCCAGATGCCGGAGCCATCTCCGTGTCACTCATCCTCAAGACCATGGACCTTTATATCAACAAATAA
- a CDS encoding Fur family transcriptional regulator: MTEDIHTRLNEFIKKKGLRSTPQRNAIVDTIFESKDHFTADELWERIRKTNSKASRATLYRTLSLLVEAGLLQEIDLGEDQKTYDPNFNNSPSHNHLICVDCGYVTEFEDNHLELLNDCLTRRMGFRPVRQSIRIEACCEMLRTKGSCPNLIKARVEGKRLPKKR, from the coding sequence ATGACTGAAGACATTCACACCAGGCTCAACGAATTTATCAAAAAGAAAGGCTTACGCAGTACCCCACAGCGCAACGCCATCGTAGATACCATCTTTGAATCCAAGGATCATTTTACGGCTGACGAGCTCTGGGAACGCATCCGCAAGACCAACTCCAAAGCATCTCGCGCTACTCTCTACCGCACGCTGTCCCTCCTCGTAGAGGCCGGACTACTTCAGGAAATTGATCTGGGCGAAGATCAGAAGACCTACGACCCTAACTTCAACAATTCCCCCTCACACAATCACCTTATCTGTGTGGACTGTGGATATGTGACCGAATTTGAGGACAACCACCTGGAACTTCTCAATGACTGCCTCACCCGCAGGATGGGCTTCAGGCCCGTTAGACAATCAATCCGCATTGAAGCTTGCTGTGAGATGCTTCGTACCAAGGGATCCTGCCCAAACCTCATCAAGGCCAGGGTGGAAGGCAAACGCCTACCTAAGAAGCGTTGA
- a CDS encoding bifunctional aldolase/short-chain dehydrogenase produces MKNLYKAADAPKKDDLALRVYTSRLLGQEEDLVLHGGGNTSVKTTVKDFFGNYVDVLCVKGSGWDLATIEKPGFPAVRMDTLLKLAELDTLSDADMVEQQRLGLLDPAAPNPSIEAIVHAVIPAKFVDHTHADAVLALTNNPDGNKHVAQCYGDSMIVVPYVMPGFVLAKAVQKAIEGKDLSKVDGLILMNHGIFTFDDDAKKSYDLMIKKVTEAEKYIAKHLPKASKKKAKLQKNLLGLAALRKAVSKSRGTACIAKLSTSKAAADFATVDNLSNLCKRGPVTPDHTIRTKRLPLYLAASGDADKAVEKYGKDYTKYFDKHAKGESILDLAPRWAGWADHGVVSFGATEKEANIIADIADHSVATIIQTEKAFGSWKALPAKDLFEIEYWELEQAKLKKGGSNKPQHQGKIALVTGAAAGIGFACAEQLALAGATVVGVDLNPEIVETMASIGALGLVANLTDDKAIKKIVETTVETYGGLDILVSNAGIFTAGAYLEDLEQQNWDKSFAVNLTSHQKLLRETIPFLKHGIDPAIVLVGSRNVNAPGAGAASYSCAKAGLNQLCRVAALELAPQGVRCNIIHPDAVFDTKLWTPENLKRSAERYGLTVEEYKTRNLLKTEIKSADVGRMVTAMASPLFGKTTGAQIPVDGGNDRII; encoded by the coding sequence ATGAAGAACCTTTACAAGGCAGCTGACGCCCCGAAAAAAGACGACTTAGCCCTGCGCGTATACACTTCTCGCCTACTCGGCCAGGAGGAAGATCTCGTACTCCATGGCGGAGGCAACACCTCTGTCAAAACTACCGTCAAAGATTTCTTCGGCAATTATGTAGACGTACTTTGCGTCAAAGGTTCCGGCTGGGATCTCGCTACCATTGAAAAGCCAGGCTTCCCAGCAGTCCGCATGGACACTCTTCTCAAACTTGCTGAGCTAGACACACTCTCAGATGCCGACATGGTCGAGCAACAACGCCTTGGTCTCTTGGACCCAGCTGCTCCCAATCCATCTATCGAGGCCATCGTTCACGCCGTTATCCCAGCAAAGTTCGTTGATCACACTCACGCCGACGCAGTTCTCGCATTAACGAACAACCCGGACGGCAACAAGCACGTAGCACAATGCTATGGAGACTCCATGATCGTAGTCCCCTACGTCATGCCTGGCTTCGTACTCGCCAAGGCAGTGCAGAAAGCCATCGAAGGAAAAGATCTATCCAAAGTAGACGGCCTCATCCTCATGAACCATGGCATCTTCACCTTTGATGATGATGCCAAGAAGTCCTACGACCTGATGATCAAAAAGGTCACCGAAGCCGAAAAGTACATTGCCAAGCACCTTCCGAAAGCTTCCAAGAAGAAAGCCAAACTACAGAAGAACCTCCTCGGTTTGGCCGCTCTACGTAAAGCTGTCTCCAAATCTCGCGGCACAGCCTGTATCGCCAAGCTCTCTACCAGTAAGGCAGCAGCAGACTTCGCCACTGTCGACAACCTCTCGAATCTCTGCAAGCGCGGTCCTGTCACTCCCGATCACACAATCCGCACCAAGCGACTTCCTCTCTATCTCGCGGCATCCGGTGATGCTGATAAGGCGGTTGAGAAATACGGTAAGGATTACACCAAGTACTTTGACAAGCACGCCAAGGGAGAAAGCATCCTTGACCTCGCACCACGCTGGGCAGGTTGGGCTGACCACGGTGTCGTCTCTTTTGGCGCGACTGAAAAGGAAGCCAATATCATTGCTGACATTGCTGACCACTCCGTAGCCACGATCATTCAAACAGAGAAAGCCTTTGGCTCCTGGAAAGCACTTCCTGCCAAAGACCTTTTCGAAATCGAATACTGGGAGCTTGAACAAGCCAAGCTGAAGAAAGGAGGTTCTAACAAACCACAACACCAAGGCAAGATTGCCCTCGTCACTGGGGCGGCAGCGGGAATCGGCTTCGCATGCGCCGAGCAGCTTGCTCTGGCTGGCGCAACCGTCGTTGGGGTCGACCTCAACCCGGAAATCGTAGAAACCATGGCAAGCATCGGTGCACTTGGACTTGTAGCCAACCTCACCGATGACAAGGCGATCAAGAAAATCGTAGAAACCACCGTGGAAACATATGGCGGTCTCGATATCCTTGTTTCCAACGCAGGCATTTTCACAGCAGGCGCTTATCTGGAAGACCTAGAACAGCAGAACTGGGACAAATCTTTCGCAGTGAACCTCACCTCTCACCAGAAGCTTCTGCGCGAGACTATTCCTTTCCTCAAACACGGTATCGATCCCGCTATCGTGCTGGTAGGTTCACGTAATGTGAATGCTCCAGGAGCAGGCGCAGCATCCTATTCCTGTGCTAAGGCTGGCCTCAACCAGCTCTGCCGAGTGGCTGCACTTGAGCTCGCCCCACAAGGTGTCCGCTGTAACATCATCCACCCGGATGCCGTGTTCGACACCAAGCTTTGGACTCCAGAAAACCTTAAACGATCTGCAGAGCGCTATGGCCTGACTGTCGAGGAATACAAAACACGCAACCTGCTCAAAACCGAGATTAAGTCAGCCGATGTAGGCCGCATGGTCACCGCCATGGCATCCCCACTATTCGGCAAGACAACAGGTGCTCAAATTCCAGTGGATGGCGGCAACGACCGCATCATCTAA
- a CDS encoding PP2C family protein-serine/threonine phosphatase encodes MSIRAIFSGLMEEGDLGIFLSLALCVTALLVVWISLKKARELLRKVKVEKEVLEGEEHRMFEFLHMLGHSLEKDHSASKLNREIVEGISNLVKADGAAIYLLDRRRENLLPKYLSKHCPPLIGLPVEVLQITKGDDKALRSHVKLSKVPSNEGVLGAVLGSGVPQVIVDLKNHDAFKDAFIHYEGDYTAMGAPLSYGGKDLGVIFAARKHETGLFTKSEFDHFRSASEQASFALGNAMIHREAGEKRKMESELRTAREVQSVLLPNEQPNIPGYRIEGMNKPARIISGDYYDYIPLGDGRWAVVIADVSGKGVAAGLLMAMCRSVLRAELVRDPDPLKAMDQVNRQIFPDIREDAFISLALYVINETDGKVQLVRAGHDKAPLLRKGAKGVEWLKPPGLAIGLDDGDVFARVNRIHEFEMESGDCLLIYTDGVTEAENLKEEQFGHERMVEVFSEAAPLGAEKIVRDMEQALHKFVSGVRQGDDITMIAVEKR; translated from the coding sequence ATGAGTATACGTGCCATCTTCAGCGGGCTTATGGAGGAAGGGGATCTTGGAATTTTCCTGAGCTTGGCCTTGTGTGTCACAGCCTTGCTTGTGGTCTGGATTTCCCTGAAGAAAGCGAGAGAGCTACTCAGGAAGGTCAAGGTGGAGAAAGAGGTCCTGGAGGGGGAAGAGCACAGGATGTTTGAATTCCTGCATATGCTGGGTCATTCACTTGAGAAAGATCACAGTGCGAGCAAGCTGAACCGGGAGATTGTCGAAGGTATCTCTAACTTGGTGAAGGCGGATGGCGCAGCTATCTATTTGCTGGATAGGAGACGCGAAAACCTATTGCCGAAGTATCTCAGTAAGCATTGCCCGCCACTTATCGGCTTACCTGTTGAAGTCCTTCAGATCACCAAAGGCGATGACAAGGCACTGCGTAGTCATGTGAAGCTGAGCAAGGTCCCATCCAATGAGGGGGTGCTCGGGGCTGTGCTGGGATCTGGAGTTCCTCAGGTTATTGTGGATCTTAAGAATCATGATGCCTTCAAAGATGCGTTCATTCACTATGAGGGAGACTATACCGCCATGGGAGCTCCCTTGAGTTATGGAGGCAAGGACTTGGGAGTCATCTTTGCCGCGCGCAAGCATGAGACAGGTCTCTTTACCAAGAGTGAGTTTGATCATTTCAGGTCAGCCAGTGAGCAGGCATCATTCGCCCTGGGGAATGCCATGATTCACCGGGAGGCTGGTGAGAAGCGCAAGATGGAGAGTGAACTGCGTACGGCTCGTGAAGTGCAAAGCGTTCTCCTTCCCAATGAGCAGCCTAATATCCCAGGCTATCGCATTGAGGGGATGAACAAACCTGCACGCATCATCAGTGGTGACTACTATGATTATATTCCCCTCGGTGATGGACGCTGGGCCGTTGTGATCGCGGATGTCTCAGGTAAGGGTGTGGCTGCTGGTTTGTTGATGGCGATGTGCCGAAGTGTCTTGCGTGCCGAGCTAGTACGAGATCCGGATCCGCTTAAGGCGATGGATCAGGTGAATCGCCAAATCTTTCCAGATATCCGCGAGGATGCTTTCATCAGCCTCGCACTCTATGTGATCAATGAAACTGACGGCAAGGTCCAGTTGGTAAGGGCTGGGCACGATAAAGCCCCATTGCTTCGTAAGGGGGCTAAGGGAGTCGAGTGGCTAAAACCTCCAGGGCTAGCGATTGGTCTGGATGATGGTGATGTCTTTGCCCGCGTGAATCGCATCCACGAATTCGAAATGGAGTCAGGTGATTGCCTGCTGATCTATACGGATGGTGTGACCGAAGCTGAGAATCTGAAGGAAGAGCAGTTCGGTCATGAAAGAATGGTCGAGGTCTTTAGTGAGGCAGCTCCCTTGGGTGCTGAAAAGATTGTTAGGGATATGGAGCAGGCGCTCCATAAGTTCGTCAGCGGTGTCCGCCAAGGGGACGATATTACGATGATCGCGGTGGAGAAGCGGTAG